The Impatiens glandulifera chromosome 8, dImpGla2.1, whole genome shotgun sequence genome includes a window with the following:
- the LOC124913386 gene encoding ABSCISIC ACID-INSENSITIVE 5-like protein 1 yields the protein MHTRNYSPMENESLSSTEQNSIFSLTLEELQLKTGRNFGSMNMDELLNSIWNMDAQQQQDLLSTLNQNEGEILADGPIFHGQGSFNIPAPLCNKTVEEVWAEIQRSQSFQENHTDLMDNGVLETQLTFGEMTLEDFLVKVGALHGVSLDLSSSQLIIAALTNTSMNFSSNNASFNSSIVIPDQPMMDVEFSQTNNGGGGVLVGNGSNSMYPMYVPTNGSYIGESSRAGAIGKGSSGSRTKRRSTMASCSTEVAIERRQRRMIKNRESAARSRARKQAYTAELEIELDQVREENTRLRLIVEEAENKKREEEMNENSSPNEQVGGMKKLKAIRRTSSTSW from the exons ATGCACACTAGAAACTACTCTCCTATGGAAAACGAATCACTATCGTCAACTGAACAAAACTCGATCTTTTCACTTACTCTGGAAGAGTTACAACTCAAAACTGGAAGGAATTTTGGATCAATGAACATGGATGAACTTCTCAATAGTATTTGGAATATGGACgcacaacaacaacaagatcTCCTATCTACCCTAAACCAAAACGAAGGTGAGATTCTAGCAGATGGACCCATTTTCCATGGTCAAGGTTCATTTAATATCCCAGCACCTTTATGTAACAAGACAGTTGAAGAGGTCTGGGCGGAGATCCAAAGAAGCCAATCTTTTCAAGAAAACCACACTGATTTAATGGATAATGGTGTCTTAGAAACACAACTAACGTTTGGAGAGATGACTTTGGAAGATTTCCTGGTAAAGGTAGGTGCCCTTCACGGGGTCTCATTGGATCTTAGTTCTTCTCAACTAATCATAGCAGCATTGACAAATACCTCTATGAACTTCTCGTCAAACAATGCATCTTTCAATTCAAGCATTGTCATACCTGATCAACCCATGATGGATGTCGAGTTTTCTCAAACTAACAATGGGGGAGGAGGTGTTCTAGTTGGCAATGGTTCTAATTCCATGTACCCAATGTATGTACCAACAAATGGAAGCTATATCGGAGAATCCTCTAGGGCTGGCGCCATTGGAAAGGGGAGTAGTGGATCTAGAACCAAAAGGAGGTCGACAATGGCTTCTTGTTCCACTGAGGTTGCTATAGAAAGAAGGCAAAGGAGAATGATAAAGAATAGAGAGTCAGCTGCAAGGTCCCGAGCAAGAAAACAG GCTTATACTGCGGAGCTAGAAATAGAGCTGGATCAAGTAAGAGAAGAGAACACCAGACTGAGGCTCATTGTG GAAGAAGCTGAAAATAAGAAAAGGGAAGAg GAGATGAATGAAAATTCATCACCAAATGAGCAAGTTGGGGGAATGAAGAAGCTGAAGGCAATAAGAAGGACATCAAGCACTAGTTGGTGA